The Danio aesculapii chromosome 11, fDanAes4.1, whole genome shotgun sequence region GCAATATTTCTTACTGTATACAAATATATGCAGCATTTCTTATAATATGCAACATTTGTCTGGCAAAATACAATAATGTGCTAAGATTTGTTAGACTGTATGCATTTAGTTTTTGTAATATACAACAATATTCAGTGTTTTCCTGCAATATACAAAAATATGCCACACATTTTTCTTGCTAATTGCAGTAACATTTAGCATTATAAAATTATATGCAAGAATTTTCTtgcaatataaataaagatgTGCAATTTGTTCTTAAATTGTTCTTAAAGTTATGCAAGTATATGCTACATGGTTTTTGTAATATGCCGTTTttatatgcaataaaataaaacatatttcttCTGATATACAACATTTATTTCTTGCAATTAGgggtgcacaatatatggtttcagcattgatatcattTGATCATTCACAGTAGTCAGATCTCAGGGTATGCAtgatgttgagtttgtattataattgatcatttgcatgtgtttttgatgcctgtgattggataatgactttaaaagcattcgggtataataaattgtaccatttgtgaccttaactacgattagttttactgaattatttttatttttatcatttagttcctctacttgaatactgttaaactcgGGAAACGATAAAACGATTATTTCAATTGcatctttttcttgattttatttctagatagttatgcatgaaaatactcaaaacacatgcaaatatagaaatgcactgcaaatagcaccgACCACAACAAAAACGTGTTGGAGGAGCCCAAatagtttatagattgtttattagattttataaagATGCACTCTCATTGCAACATTATAAGTCGTTTCCAAATAGAGATTTAAgacaattatattcatattgtactatatatatcgcaaaataaaacaatatcgcaatgttagatttttctaatatcatgcagctctacttGCAATGTTCCACAATGCTTTGGTATTTAATATGTAATAGTGTGTATTCTCATTTGCAATATGCAATAATATGCCTTGTTATTCTTACAGCATGCAGTGTTTTTCCTTGTGATTTACAAAAGTATGCTATATTTTTGTCTTGTGAAATGCAGTATGTGCTGTGCTTCCTGCAATATGTGATGATATGcaacatttttattacaatacACAAAACGTGCTACTTGTTTGAGGCGACATGCAATAATTCAACTTGCAATATGCAATAATGTACAAGCTTTCTGTCTTCTAATATTAACAGTGTGCAGTGTTAGTTTTGCAATTGATAACGAGATGCAATTTGGTAAGATTTTGCAAGCAGTATGCATAATGCAGCATTTGATTTTCTCTCAACAGCAAAGAAATACTTTTCAGCTGGTTATAGCCAACATGGAGTTAAAGTCTTACGCTATCCTGCTGTATCCAGAGGAGGGGATGCAGTTCGGCTCCACACTCATAGCAGATGAAGATCAGCCTGTTCTGGTCGGCTTTAATGAAGGTTTGGTCACCGGATGGTTTGTGTGGTCAAAAACACAAGGAAATTACTATCGCATCACAGAAGACAACGAGGAGGCCGTCGACGCTCTCGCTCTGTAAGTGCACAGCTAAtgttttatatacactcaccggccactttattaggtacacctcactagtaccgggttggaccccccttttgccttcagaactgccttaatccttcatgtcagagattcaacaagctactggaaatattcctcagagattttgctccatattgacatgatagcatcacgcagttgctgcagatttgtcggctgctcatccatgatgccaatctcccgttccaccacatcccaaaggtgctctattgcattgatatctggtgactgtggaggccatttgagtacagtgaactctttgtcatgttcatcaaaccaatctgagatgattggcgctttatgacatggtgcgttatcctgctggaagtagccatcagaagatggagacactgtgctcataaagggatggacatggtcagcaacaatactcaggtaggctgtggtgttgacaccatgctcaattggtactaatggacccaaagaaaatctcccccacaccattacaccaccaccagcagcctgaaccgctgatacaaggcaggatggatcctcgctttcatgttgttgaggccaaattctgagccgagcatctgaatgtgtcagcagaaatggagactcatcagaccaggcaacgtttctccaatcttctattgtccagttttggtgagcctgtgtgaattgtagcctcagtttcctgttctaacAATCAtgagagtcacttaaatcccctttcttccccattctgatgcttgctttgaactgcagctgatCGTCTTGACCGAGTctacatgcagtgagctgctgccatgtgattggctgatgagacatttgtgttaatgagcagttggacaggtgtacctaataaagtggctgatgattgtatatatttattatggaaattataatttattcaagATGTTGATTTCTTTCCTCAGTCCAAAATGAAgggttttgaggaaaacatgcagGATTTTTCTCCATATAGTGCACTTTTGTTGTGCTCAATAGGGTTGCAcaatacatgaataaattatcATTAgcgtgattattcattcattcattcattttcttttcggcttagtccctttattaatctggggtcgccatagtggaatgaaccgccaacttatccagcatatgttttacgcagcagatgtttttccagctgcaacccatcactgggaaacatccaaacactcattcacacacatacactacggacattttagcctacccaattcacctgtagtccatgtctttgaacttgtgggggaaaccggagcacccggaggaaacccacgcgaacacagggagacctctgataaataagggactaagctgaaggaaaaggaatgaatgggACGCTGTTtagtttataaaatattttaggtGATGGTATAGACATATTAAGACATGGCATAAGTAGAAATATTGGGACACAGCTACTGTCTCTAAGTGAACTAATCTTTTGCATATTAATGAGCTGCAACTCTCTTTAACTCTTTAAAGGGAGACCAACTCGGGTCAGCCTGGCATTTGGGTTTACGAGATCGGCATGTCTCCGGGATTCACCGACATCAAACCCGGTCAGGTGAAAGAGGTCACAGAGGTCACGGAGGTCACGGTGATTGACACACCTGCTCCTGAACCGTCCGTTTCCATTACAACACACCACAAGCATCTCCCAGTGGTGGACATCCTGCTCCTGAACTGTGGACATCCCATTATGAGGATCAGCAGACGTCTGAAGCGCCGTATGAAACGCTCACGTCCCGTCCTTGTGGTGATTATATGGTAACAACTAAACAAATTACCCATATTGTAGATTTAAAACTATATAGGgtatatactacaatacaccacagttcaTGCTACTGTAGTAAAACTGTAGTATTTAGTATTCAGTTCACCAATGCATGCTGAAGCATTTATTAAGTTGTAATACCTCAGTATAATACTCTTAAACACAGTATTTTTTTGAGTAGACAGGAaacttaagtttatttataacGTTTAGTAACAAGTCACTAATGTTCAGTGAGATTACGTTAAATATTGGAGCTGAAAATCACACAACATCAGGAGCACTGAGTACATTTATAGGCCAATAAACGTTTAAGTTTACttttatgtagttttaaaatctaaattcataataaaaatgatgaatgaTAAACAGTGTGACGATAAGCTTGCGTCGGGTAACATGCTCTTGATAATGTTGGGCGCCATATTGTAGCGTCAGATGAAAACGCGCGCACTTTTAACAGTTGAGCTTTATCTGATATCGTGAATGTTGCTTATGTGtagaataaatgtttacaaataacGGATTTAACATGTTAAGATGTTCGAACAATGTCCAGCATACGGTTGAACAAAGGTAAGCTTTTGTGTGTGTCAAAACGTTCCTCAACATCGACTTGTTGAGTTTGTTGATAGACGATACTGAAATTTGCAGTACGTtgcgtttatatatttattcagtggtAAAATATAGTTTAACAGTAAAGTAAATCCTAAAACACGTAGTTTAGACTGTAATTCCATAACTAAACTATTTAAGAAACTCAATATTCACAACGCGTCTCTTAAACGTAAATTTTGGCACGTTTTACGTCACAGGTCtgttacaaaaaaaaacccaaatccGTTATATTCCTCAAAATATTTACAGACATACTCCATAATGTCAGCGTGAAAtaagtttgttttaaatatatagacATTTATTGACCAAAGCCGGAAAAATCAGCCTACACGTTAAGCTATTTACGTAACGTCATTATGGGCTACTCTGACATACTTTTGAATGTACTAAGACACAGTAAATGAAGAATTGAGAGATTTTAGTATGGTATTTAAAAGCACCCCACCCCAGCCTTTGTCTTTCAGTGATGTAAATGAACTCCGCCTTCTAGAGCTCCGGTTCTCTCACCTCATCCTCCCCATCCCCGTCACTGCAGACCGGGGCTCCTCATCCGCTGACGGGAGACTGTAGCAGCCCGTGTGTGTGGgagttttacagtataaaaatgaTAGTTTTTGTGTGCAGTGTTTGGGCTGGCTCTGCTGGTCTCGGTCCAGTGTTTGACCCGCGAGCAGCTCTTTGATTATGGGACTCAATTCGGAGACCAGATTCTGGATTCGGGACCGGATTCGGTACACGAGCTCGAACTGGAGCAAACGCTGCACTTCTTCAAAGGGAAATTCGATAAAGTTTACGTAAGTAACTTTTCAATGTTCAAGTCTTTCTTTCTTGGAATTCAagcaaaacattacattaaagttTCAATTGCTTCATGTAAGTTGATTTATTTACTAACAAACTAAACGTGAGTAGCTTTCAAAGTTTaagtatttctttcttttttggtaTTTAAGGCAAAACATTACACATTTAATTAGTCGACATTCATGCAAAACATACATAAggtttatttagttatatatatgcaaaacattacaataaggtttaatagttaatgtatttactaacataaagtGACAACTTTACAAAGTTCAAGTTTTTCTTTCTTTGGTACAAAAGCAAACAGCAAAACATTACAATACAACACAAGCAAAACattacaataaagtttcattaattaacatttatgcaaaagataataaagtttatttagttaaaatatatgcaaaacattaaaataaggtttcattagttaatgtatttactaatataagTGA contains the following coding sequences:
- the LOC130237109 gene encoding nidogen-1-like, whose amino-acid sequence is MIVFVCSVGLALLVSVQCLTREQLFDYGTQFGDQILDSGPDSVHELELEQTLHFFKGKFDKVYVSTNGFISVAEPSAESDYLGKMPAKFGMIAAFLGDLDTGDGDGKVFFRQDKSPLIVPSEDEIEPTHVIIATWENVTPQTERGRGDELEFTQRNTFQLVIANMELKSYAILLYPEEGMQFGSTLIADEDQPVLVGFNEGLVTGWFVWSKTQGNYYRITEDNEEAVDALALETNSGQPGIWVYEIGMSPGFTDIKPGQVKEVTEVTEVTVIDTPAPEPSVSITTHHKHLPVVDILLLNCGHPIMRISRRLKRRMKRSRPVLVVIIW